One segment of Mycolicibacterium neworleansense DNA contains the following:
- the ruvA gene encoding Holliday junction branch migration protein RuvA, whose amino-acid sequence MIASVRGEVIDIALDHAVIEAAGVGYKVMATPSTLANLRRGTESRLITAMIVREDSMTLYGFADGDARDLFLTLLGVSGVGPKIALATLAVYDPQALRQALADGDVTALTRVPGIGKRGAERMVLELRDKIGPVTPGAIGGAIGHAVRAPVVEALVGLGFAAKQAEEATDKVLANDPEATTSSALRAALSMLGKK is encoded by the coding sequence ATGATCGCCTCGGTGCGCGGCGAGGTCATCGACATCGCGCTCGACCATGCCGTGATCGAGGCCGCCGGTGTCGGCTACAAGGTGATGGCCACGCCCTCGACGCTGGCCAACCTGCGCCGTGGCACCGAATCGCGGCTGATCACCGCGATGATCGTGCGCGAGGATTCGATGACGCTCTACGGGTTCGCCGACGGCGACGCCCGCGACCTGTTCCTGACACTGCTCGGCGTCTCCGGCGTGGGCCCCAAGATCGCCTTGGCGACATTGGCGGTCTATGACCCGCAGGCCCTGCGGCAGGCGCTGGCCGACGGCGATGTGACCGCGCTGACCCGGGTTCCCGGTATCGGCAAGCGCGGTGCCGAACGCATGGTGCTGGAGCTGCGGGACAAGATCGGTCCGGTCACCCCAGGGGCCATCGGTGGGGCGATCGGCCACGCGGTGCGCGCTCCTGTGGTGGAAGCCCTTGTCGGACTTGGCTTTGCCGCCAAGCAGGCGGAGGAGGCCACCGACAAGGTGCTGGCCAACGACCCCGAGGCCACCACGTCTTCCGCGCTGCGGGCCGCGCTGTCCATGTTGGGTAAGAAGTAA
- the ruvC gene encoding crossover junction endodeoxyribonuclease RuvC, whose protein sequence is MRVMGVDPGLTRCGLSVVESGKGRQVTALDVDVVRTPADAPLQKRLLEISNVAEYWMDTHRPDVIAIERVFAQQNVSTVMGTAQAGGVIALAAARRDIEVHFHTPSEVKAAVTGNGRADKAQVTEMITRILALQAKPSPADAADALALAICHCWRAPMIERMAAAEAMAAEQRRKYQARLKATAKAART, encoded by the coding sequence GTGCGGGTGATGGGAGTGGATCCCGGGTTGACGCGCTGCGGCCTGTCCGTGGTGGAGAGCGGCAAGGGCCGGCAGGTTACCGCCCTCGATGTGGACGTGGTCCGCACCCCGGCTGACGCACCGTTGCAGAAGCGGCTGCTGGAGATCAGCAACGTTGCCGAGTACTGGATGGACACCCACCGGCCCGACGTGATCGCGATCGAGCGCGTCTTCGCACAACAGAACGTGTCGACGGTGATGGGTACCGCCCAGGCCGGCGGAGTGATCGCCCTGGCAGCGGCTCGGCGCGACATCGAGGTGCACTTCCACACCCCCTCGGAAGTCAAAGCGGCAGTTACCGGAAACGGTCGTGCCGACAAGGCTCAGGTCACCGAGATGATCACCAGAATTCTTGCGCTGCAAGCCAAGCCGTCTCCGGCGGACGCCGCCGACGCGCTGGCCCTTGCCATCTGCCACTGCTGGCGCGCCCCGATGATCGAGCGCATGGCCGCCGCCGAGGCCATGGCGGCCGAACAACGCCGCAAGTACCAGGCCCGGCTGAAGGCCACCGCGAAGGCGGCCCGGACATGA
- a CDS encoding NAD(P)H-binding protein, whose protein sequence is MRVVIAGGHGKIALILEQLLSDRGDEVAGLIRNAAQADDLQAAGAEAIVLDLEQATVQQVADALRGAHAVVFAAGAGPGSGAARKQTVDRDAAILLADAAEAAGVSRYVMVSALAADDRSLDADYDEVFLAYMRAKSEADADVRARSGLRTTIVRPGGLTDEPGTGHVKVAESTGRGTIPRADVARVLLAVLHEPETAGRTFEVVSGDTPIDAALRPTQSPS, encoded by the coding sequence ATGCGTGTAGTGATAGCCGGCGGCCACGGCAAGATCGCCCTGATCCTCGAGCAGTTGTTGTCCGACCGCGGCGACGAGGTGGCCGGGCTCATCCGCAATGCCGCCCAGGCCGACGACCTGCAGGCCGCCGGAGCCGAGGCCATAGTGCTCGATCTGGAGCAGGCGACGGTGCAACAGGTCGCCGATGCGCTGCGCGGTGCCCACGCGGTGGTGTTCGCCGCCGGCGCGGGACCCGGCAGCGGCGCGGCCCGCAAGCAGACCGTGGACCGCGACGCCGCGATCCTGCTGGCCGATGCCGCCGAGGCCGCGGGGGTGAGCCGCTACGTGATGGTCTCGGCCCTGGCCGCCGATGACCGGTCGCTCGACGCCGACTACGACGAGGTGTTCCTGGCCTACATGCGGGCCAAATCGGAGGCCGACGCCGACGTGCGGGCCCGCAGCGGGCTGCGCACCACGATCGTGCGGCCCGGCGGGCTCACCGATGAACCCGGCACCGGGCACGTGAAGGTCGCCGAGTCGACCGGGCGCGGCACGATTCCGCGCGCGGATGTCGCGCGCGTGCTGCTGGCCGTCCTGCACGAGCCGGAGACCGCCGGACGGACCTTCGAGGTGGTCTCCGGCGACACGCCTATCGACGCAGCGCTGCGCCCGACGCAATCACCGTCTTGA
- a CDS encoding YebC/PmpR family DNA-binding transcriptional regulator: MSGHSKWATTKHKKAVIDAKRGKMFAKLIKNIEVAARVGGGDPAGNPTLYDAIQKAKKSSVPNDNIERARKRGGGEEAGGADWQNITYEGYGPNGVAVLIECLTDNRNRAAGEVRVAMTRNGGNMADPGSVAYLFSRKGVVTLEKNGLTEDDVLMAVLEAGAEEVNDLGDSFEIISEPTDLVAVRTALQEAGIDYDSAEASFQPSVSVPVDLEGARKVLKLVDALEDSDDVQEVYTNIDIPDDVAAQLDEE, translated from the coding sequence ATGAGCGGCCATTCCAAGTGGGCCACCACCAAGCACAAGAAGGCCGTCATCGACGCCAAGCGCGGCAAGATGTTCGCCAAGTTGATCAAGAACATCGAGGTCGCGGCGCGTGTCGGCGGGGGAGACCCGGCCGGTAACCCCACCCTCTACGACGCCATCCAGAAGGCCAAGAAGAGCTCGGTACCCAACGACAACATCGAACGCGCCCGCAAGCGCGGCGGCGGTGAAGAGGCCGGCGGCGCCGACTGGCAGAACATCACCTACGAGGGCTACGGCCCCAACGGCGTCGCGGTCCTCATCGAATGCCTGACCGACAACCGCAACCGCGCAGCCGGTGAAGTTCGCGTCGCGATGACCCGCAACGGTGGCAACATGGCCGATCCCGGCTCGGTTGCCTACCTGTTCTCCCGCAAGGGTGTGGTGACGCTGGAGAAGAACGGCCTGACCGAAGACGACGTACTGATGGCGGTGCTGGAGGCCGGTGCCGAGGAGGTCAACGATCTCGGCGACTCCTTCGAGATCATCTCCGAGCCCACCGACCTGGTTGCGGTGCGCACCGCGCTGCAGGAGGCCGGCATCGACTACGACTCGGCCGAGGCCAGCTTCCAGCCCTCGGTCAGCGTGCCGGTCGACCTGGAGGGTGCGCGCAAGGTCCTCAAGCTCGTCGACGCGCTGGAGGACAGCGACGACGTGCAAGAGGTCTACACCAACATCGACATCCCTGACGATGTCGCCGCGCAGCTCGACGAGGAGTAG
- a CDS encoding acyl-CoA reductase — protein MFKMPSSDPFTTVAVLRTMAAIDPDHPVVQSMSAVYWAGGDEAIERTLYRPQYFDKIVAWGGGPAINNVIKYLGPGIQLVSFDPKSSISMIGREVFASDETVADVAERVAADTCVFNQEACLASRFVFLETTDRAEARRFCAALLPRLGAERLFGSAVAPLPPTDIRDEIEVMGAMGDELEVFGRFDGRGVVLLWDEPVEFHPSNKVSNVVMVGSLDDAVRHVNVATQTIGVYPYARKPQLRDALAGAGAQRVCRVGTANGHVAGGPHDAMYPLARFVHWMGDDDILTADANAALPVATR, from the coding sequence ATGTTCAAGATGCCGTCCTCGGATCCCTTCACGACCGTGGCGGTGCTGCGCACCATGGCCGCGATCGACCCGGATCACCCCGTGGTGCAGTCGATGTCGGCGGTGTACTGGGCCGGCGGTGACGAGGCGATCGAACGGACGCTCTACCGACCGCAGTACTTCGACAAGATCGTGGCCTGGGGCGGCGGCCCGGCGATAAACAACGTCATCAAATACCTCGGCCCCGGTATCCAACTGGTGTCGTTCGATCCCAAGTCATCGATCTCGATGATCGGGCGCGAGGTGTTTGCCTCCGACGAGACCGTCGCCGACGTGGCCGAGCGGGTCGCGGCCGACACCTGCGTCTTCAACCAGGAGGCGTGCCTGGCGAGCCGCTTCGTGTTCCTGGAAACGACCGACCGCGCCGAGGCCCGCCGGTTCTGCGCCGCCCTGTTGCCACGCCTGGGGGCCGAGCGGTTGTTCGGCTCGGCGGTGGCGCCGCTCCCGCCCACCGACATCCGCGACGAGATCGAGGTGATGGGTGCGATGGGCGACGAGCTTGAGGTGTTCGGGCGCTTCGACGGCCGCGGCGTCGTGCTGCTGTGGGACGAACCGGTGGAGTTCCACCCGTCGAACAAGGTCTCCAACGTGGTGATGGTGGGGTCTCTCGATGACGCGGTCCGTCACGTGAACGTCGCGACCCAGACAATCGGCGTCTACCCCTATGCGCGCAAGCCCCAGTTGCGTGACGCGCTGGCCGGTGCGGGCGCTCAGCGGGTGTGCCGGGTGGGCACCGCCAACGGACATGTCGCCGGTGGGCCGCACGACGCCATGTACCCGCTGGCGCGATTCGTGCACTGGATGGGGGATGACGACATCCTCACCGCGGACGCCAACGCCGCGCTGCCGGTAGCTACCCGGTAA
- a CDS encoding TetR/AcrR family transcriptional regulator, whose translation MDRLRQVGRPTREQAAQRHIELLDCALEVFLSNGFERSTIDGIAAAAGMAKRTIYGLYPDKAALFEAAVQRAVDRWLVPLETLQAAETDDLEETLLAVARIRLDSYTSEAGVALQRILNAEGYRFPNLYRLAYDQGTVPALRFIADLLRRHAAAGAIEVEDPEVLGGAFLSMTVGGPATGALWGVVWDADVLDQRMRTCVRLFLDGVRPRNP comes from the coding sequence GTGGACCGACTTCGTCAAGTGGGCCGCCCCACCCGGGAGCAGGCCGCGCAGCGTCACATCGAGTTGCTCGACTGCGCGCTGGAGGTGTTCCTGTCCAACGGATTTGAGCGTTCTACCATCGACGGAATCGCCGCGGCCGCAGGCATGGCGAAGCGCACGATCTACGGGCTCTACCCCGACAAGGCCGCCCTGTTCGAAGCCGCCGTACAGCGCGCCGTTGACCGCTGGCTGGTGCCCTTGGAGACATTGCAGGCCGCCGAAACCGACGATCTGGAAGAGACCCTGCTCGCCGTCGCCCGGATCAGGCTGGACAGCTACACCAGCGAGGCCGGCGTCGCGCTGCAGCGCATCCTGAATGCCGAGGGCTACCGGTTCCCCAACCTCTACCGGCTGGCGTACGACCAGGGCACCGTGCCGGCGCTGCGGTTCATCGCCGACCTGCTGCGACGGCACGCCGCGGCCGGCGCCATCGAGGTCGAGGACCCCGAAGTCCTCGGCGGCGCCTTCCTGTCCATGACCGTAGGCGGACCGGCCACCGGGGCCCTGTGGGGCGTGGTCTGGGATGCCGACGTGCTCGACCAGCGCATGCGGACCTGCGTGCGCCTGTTCCTCGACGGAGTGAGGCCGCGAAATCCATGA
- a CDS encoding aldehyde dehydrogenase family protein, with product MTTQSFIDGASVPSPTQYDNIDPATGRSIGAVARGGADEVDQAVAAARRAYARWRKTAPAQRSDALGAIADVIDGHRERLALLECEDTGKPLSQARTDIIVAARYFRFYAHAIDSYYGQSIPLGEDLHVYTRREPLGVTGHIIAWNYPMQLLSRAVAPAIAAGNTVVVKPADETPRTATELARLAIEAGLPAGVVNVVTGIGAEAGAALAANPGVDALGFIGSTRIGSEIAHAAAERVVPVVLELGGKSPQIVFADADLPRAADFITKAILQNAGQTCSAGSRLLVEAVVHDELLDLVLERFRRVSIGPGIADRELGPLISRKQQQRVTGLVSGNATGEILCGGGPPEDDELGDGAYFSPTVIDAVDPASEIAQQEIFGPVLTVNSFHDEQEAVELANGTEYALLAALWTRDLSRAHRLAADVLAGQVYVNTYGAGGGVELPFGGFKKSGYGREKGYEALDAVTATKTVVVAL from the coding sequence ATGACTACCCAATCCTTCATCGACGGCGCCTCGGTGCCATCGCCGACGCAGTACGACAACATCGACCCCGCCACGGGCCGGTCCATCGGTGCGGTGGCGCGCGGTGGCGCCGACGAGGTCGACCAGGCGGTCGCCGCTGCGCGCCGCGCATACGCTCGATGGCGCAAGACGGCACCGGCTCAGCGGTCCGACGCGCTCGGTGCGATCGCCGATGTCATCGACGGGCACCGGGAACGGCTGGCACTGCTGGAGTGCGAGGACACCGGCAAGCCGTTGAGCCAGGCGCGCACCGACATCATCGTGGCCGCCCGGTATTTCCGGTTCTACGCCCACGCCATCGACAGCTACTACGGCCAGTCCATTCCGTTGGGCGAAGACCTGCACGTCTACACCCGGCGTGAGCCGCTGGGCGTCACCGGTCACATCATCGCCTGGAACTACCCCATGCAGCTGCTGTCGCGGGCGGTGGCACCGGCCATCGCCGCGGGCAACACCGTGGTGGTCAAGCCGGCCGATGAAACACCGCGCACCGCAACCGAACTCGCACGGCTCGCGATCGAGGCCGGACTGCCGGCCGGCGTCGTCAACGTGGTGACCGGTATCGGCGCCGAGGCCGGTGCGGCCCTGGCCGCCAACCCGGGAGTGGACGCGCTCGGATTCATCGGATCCACCCGGATCGGCTCGGAGATCGCCCACGCCGCCGCGGAACGCGTGGTTCCCGTCGTGCTGGAGCTGGGCGGCAAGTCCCCGCAGATCGTCTTCGCCGATGCCGACCTGCCCCGCGCGGCCGACTTCATCACCAAGGCGATCCTGCAGAACGCCGGCCAGACCTGCTCGGCCGGATCACGATTACTCGTCGAGGCGGTCGTCCACGACGAACTGCTGGACCTCGTTCTCGAGCGGTTCCGGCGGGTCAGCATCGGCCCCGGGATCGCCGATCGCGAACTGGGTCCGCTGATCTCCCGCAAGCAGCAGCAGCGCGTGACCGGCCTGGTGTCGGGCAACGCCACCGGTGAGATCCTGTGCGGTGGTGGGCCACCGGAGGACGACGAGCTCGGCGACGGCGCCTACTTCTCGCCCACCGTGATCGACGCCGTCGACCCGGCCTCGGAGATCGCCCAACAGGAGATCTTCGGACCGGTATTGACCGTCAACAGCTTTCACGACGAGCAGGAGGCGGTCGAGCTGGCCAACGGAACGGAATACGCACTGCTGGCAGCACTGTGGACGCGGGACCTGTCCCGGGCGCACCGGCTGGCCGCCGACGTCCTCGCCGGTCAGGTGTACGTCAACACCTACGGCGCCGGAGGCGGGGTCGAGCTGCCGTTCGGCGGATTCAAGAAGTCCGGGTACGGCCGCGAGAAAGGTTATGAGGCATTGGATGCCGTGACGGCCACCAAAACCGTCGTGGTCGCCCTGTGA
- a CDS encoding carboxymuconolactone decarboxylase family protein: MDQDTYDKGLAIRTAVLGEEYVRKAAGNVDAFSKPLQDLVTEYCWGAVWGRDGLELKTRSMLNLAMIAVLNRPTELGTHIRGALTNGVTREEICEIFLQVGIYAGIPAAVDSNRAARAVFTEIDEERQ; this comes from the coding sequence ATGGATCAGGACACGTACGACAAGGGATTGGCGATCCGCACCGCGGTACTCGGAGAGGAGTATGTCCGCAAGGCCGCCGGCAACGTCGACGCATTCTCCAAGCCGCTGCAGGATCTGGTCACCGAATACTGCTGGGGCGCAGTGTGGGGTCGTGACGGCCTGGAGCTGAAGACCCGCAGCATGTTGAATCTGGCGATGATCGCGGTGCTCAACCGTCCGACCGAGTTGGGCACACACATCCGCGGCGCGCTGACCAATGGCGTCACCCGCGAGGAGATCTGCGAGATCTTCCTGCAGGTCGGCATCTACGCGGGCATCCCGGCCGCGGTCGACAGCAACCGGGCGGCCCGCGCCGTATTCACCGAAATCGACGAGGAGCGTCAGTGA
- a CDS encoding NAD(P)-dependent oxidoreductase: protein MNPGIGFIGLGNMGWPMMDRLLTAGFPVVAFDVRDDVLAKATALGAQPAGSVRDVADRAETILASLPTPQISESVVADVAAGSRVRRYVDVSTVGGQAAQRNHAALGARGIAALDAPVSGGMHGAQAGTLAIMVSGPRAEFDSLAPIFEVLGRAIFVSERPGAAQTMKLINNLMAATTLAATAEVMVMGVKAGLSADVMIDVLNAGSGGTHASRDKFPRAVLPRTFDYGFATGLMAKDVRLYLEEASSLGLPVQIAETVQRIWEETLRVEGPESDFTSVVKPMEKAAGVVVDGEHR, encoded by the coding sequence GTGAACCCCGGGATCGGCTTCATCGGGCTGGGCAACATGGGGTGGCCGATGATGGATCGGCTGCTGACGGCGGGATTTCCGGTGGTGGCGTTCGACGTCCGCGATGACGTGCTGGCAAAGGCGACGGCATTGGGAGCTCAACCGGCCGGGTCGGTGCGTGACGTGGCCGACCGCGCCGAGACGATACTGGCCAGTCTGCCCACGCCACAGATCTCCGAGTCCGTCGTCGCCGACGTCGCGGCCGGATCCCGGGTCCGGCGATACGTCGACGTCTCGACGGTGGGCGGGCAGGCCGCACAGCGCAATCACGCGGCTCTCGGCGCCCGTGGCATCGCCGCGCTGGACGCCCCGGTAAGCGGCGGAATGCACGGTGCGCAGGCCGGCACCCTGGCGATCATGGTGTCGGGCCCGCGCGCTGAATTCGATTCGCTGGCCCCGATTTTCGAGGTGCTCGGCCGGGCGATCTTCGTCTCCGAACGGCCCGGCGCCGCACAGACCATGAAGCTGATCAACAACCTGATGGCCGCCACCACACTGGCCGCGACCGCCGAGGTGATGGTGATGGGCGTCAAGGCCGGGTTGAGCGCCGACGTGATGATCGACGTGCTCAACGCCGGGTCCGGTGGCACGCATGCCAGCCGCGACAAGTTCCCGCGGGCGGTACTCCCCCGCACCTTCGACTACGGCTTCGCCACCGGGCTGATGGCCAAAGACGTGCGGCTCTACCTGGAGGAGGCGAGCAGCCTGGGCCTGCCGGTGCAGATAGCCGAGACCGTGCAACGGATCTGGGAGGAGACGCTGCGTGTGGAGGGCCCCGAATCCGACTTCACCTCCGTGGTCAAGCCGATGGAGAAGGCCGCGGGCGTGGTCGTCGATGGAGAACACCGATGA
- a CDS encoding SDR family NAD(P)-dependent oxidoreductase, whose amino-acid sequence MSMRGKTAVITGASSGLGRESARALAAMDAHVVLAARNADALGQTRDWIRAEVPGAQVSSVIIDLASLASVRAAAPQIAALAPAIDVLLNNAGVMFTPFGHTQDGFETQFGTNHLGHFALTELLGPQFGEGTRIVNLSSDGHRLGDIDLDDPNWQRRDYDKFAAYGAAKTANILHVVALDRRLRDRGVRAFAVHPGMVATNLARHMSREDVIAVSGQARARSVEVLTPEQGAATQVWAAVSTELDGSGGLYLADCAVRTDVAPYATDPYRAERLWEISRSLCLAFIS is encoded by the coding sequence ATGAGCATGCGGGGCAAGACCGCTGTGATCACCGGAGCCTCGTCAGGTTTGGGCCGCGAATCGGCCAGGGCGCTGGCGGCGATGGATGCTCACGTGGTGTTGGCGGCCCGCAATGCCGACGCCCTCGGACAGACCCGCGACTGGATACGTGCCGAGGTGCCAGGGGCACAGGTGTCCAGCGTGATCATCGATCTCGCCAGCCTGGCCAGTGTCCGCGCGGCCGCGCCGCAGATCGCCGCCCTGGCTCCGGCGATCGACGTGTTGCTCAACAATGCCGGGGTGATGTTCACCCCGTTCGGCCACACCCAGGACGGCTTCGAAACACAGTTCGGGACAAACCATCTGGGCCACTTCGCGCTGACCGAGCTGCTGGGACCGCAGTTCGGCGAGGGCACCCGCATCGTGAACCTGTCCTCGGACGGGCACCGTCTCGGTGACATCGACCTCGACGACCCCAACTGGCAGCGGCGCGACTATGACAAGTTCGCCGCGTACGGCGCGGCCAAGACCGCCAACATCCTCCACGTCGTCGCGCTCGATCGGCGGTTGCGCGACCGGGGTGTCCGTGCGTTCGCCGTGCATCCCGGCATGGTGGCCACCAACCTCGCCCGGCACATGTCGCGCGAGGACGTGATCGCCGTCAGCGGGCAGGCGCGCGCGCGTTCCGTCGAGGTGCTGACCCCCGAGCAGGGCGCGGCCACCCAGGTATGGGCGGCGGTCAGCACCGAACTCGACGGCAGCGGTGGTCTGTACCTGGCGGACTGCGCGGTGCGCACGGACGTCGCGCCCTATGCCACAGATCCATACAGAGCCGAAAGGCTTTGGGAGATCTCACGATCCCTGTGTTTGGCGTTCATCTCCTGA
- a CDS encoding glycosyltransferase family 39 protein: MTTTLEDASAEPAIEGPGSTPRIPRERLALPTLLAATAVAYLWNITTNGMGNQFYAASVQSGSLNWKALLFGSLDPANFITVDKPPVSQWVMGLSGQLFGFSSASMLIPEALMAVGSVALLYGAVRRISGPRAALLSGAVLALTPVAALMFRFNNPDAAMVLLMTAAAYCTVRALQGSGARWLMLTGVALGFAFLAKMLEGLMAMPAIALVYLIAAAVPMGRRLLHLAGSLAAFVVSAGWFVVLTMVWPASSRPYLAGSTDNNFMNLVLGYNGFGRVLGHNQMNRGPVTAAEVAGLPGSAPHGGVFGNQSHGLPRLFTGEFGFEIGWLLPAGLLAMVLVLVSRGRRRRTDLVRAGAILFGSWLLIDGLVLSFMKSMVHPYYCLSLAPALAAMFAIGVAEMWRRRDDRLGQIGLTTMLVGTAGWSFWILGRNASWFPPLRWAILVVAVAAAVALLWALRNGHRATATVALALALIGGLAGTTAYTVATLGQPHTGGGPTVGPADPDDDHGHGWNSDNPEVDAMLRAADTTWSAAINRSGAASGLELSTDTAVMAIGGFTGTDPAPTLEQFQNYVADRQITYYILPESKGGAHGDFFRNSHTDITDWVKANFASTKVGPDTVYDLRAPLRR, translated from the coding sequence GTGACGACGACGTTGGAGGACGCCTCCGCCGAGCCCGCCATCGAAGGCCCGGGAAGCACTCCGCGGATCCCTCGTGAGCGCCTGGCGCTGCCCACTCTGCTGGCTGCCACCGCCGTGGCCTACCTGTGGAACATCACCACCAACGGCATGGGCAACCAGTTCTACGCGGCGTCCGTGCAGTCCGGGTCGCTGAACTGGAAGGCGTTGCTCTTCGGATCGCTGGATCCGGCCAACTTCATCACGGTGGACAAGCCGCCGGTGTCGCAATGGGTGATGGGCCTGTCCGGTCAGCTGTTCGGGTTCAGCAGCGCCAGCATGCTCATTCCCGAAGCGCTGATGGCCGTCGGTTCGGTCGCGCTGCTCTACGGTGCGGTCCGCCGCATCAGCGGTCCGCGGGCGGCCCTGCTCTCCGGCGCCGTCCTGGCCCTGACTCCGGTGGCGGCGTTGATGTTCCGGTTCAACAATCCCGACGCCGCGATGGTGCTGCTCATGACGGCCGCGGCCTACTGCACGGTCCGTGCCCTGCAGGGATCCGGTGCCCGCTGGCTGATGCTGACCGGGGTGGCACTGGGCTTCGCGTTCCTGGCCAAGATGCTCGAAGGCCTGATGGCCATGCCGGCCATCGCCCTGGTGTATCTCATCGCCGCGGCCGTCCCGATGGGCCGGCGCCTGCTGCACCTGGCCGGCTCGCTGGCGGCATTTGTCGTCTCGGCCGGGTGGTTCGTGGTCCTCACCATGGTGTGGCCCGCCTCCTCGCGGCCCTATCTCGCCGGGTCCACCGACAACAACTTCATGAATCTGGTGTTGGGCTACAACGGATTCGGCCGGGTTCTCGGGCACAACCAGATGAACCGGGGTCCGGTCACCGCGGCCGAGGTGGCCGGGCTTCCGGGGTCCGCGCCGCACGGCGGCGTGTTCGGCAACCAGTCCCACGGCCTGCCGCGGTTGTTCACCGGTGAGTTCGGCTTCGAGATCGGCTGGCTGCTGCCGGCGGGTCTGCTCGCCATGGTGCTGGTGTTGGTGTCGCGCGGCCGCAGGCGGCGGACCGACCTCGTCCGCGCCGGCGCCATCCTGTTCGGCAGTTGGCTGCTGATCGACGGGCTGGTGCTCAGTTTCATGAAGAGCATGGTCCACCCGTACTACTGCCTGTCGCTGGCGCCGGCGCTGGCGGCGATGTTCGCGATCGGTGTCGCCGAGATGTGGCGCCGGCGCGACGACCGGCTGGGCCAGATCGGTTTGACCACCATGCTTGTGGGCACCGCGGGGTGGAGCTTCTGGATCCTGGGTCGCAACGCGTCGTGGTTTCCGCCGCTACGTTGGGCGATCCTGGTGGTGGCCGTCGCGGCCGCCGTCGCCCTGCTGTGGGCGCTGCGGAACGGACACCGCGCAACGGCGACGGTCGCGCTGGCGCTCGCGCTGATCGGGGGCCTGGCCGGAACGACGGCCTACACCGTGGCCACGTTGGGGCAGCCGCACACCGGGGGCGGCCCCACGGTCGGACCGGCCGATCCCGACGACGACCACGGGCACGGCTGGAACTCCGACAACCCCGAAGTGGATGCCATGCTGCGGGCGGCCGACACCACCTGGTCGGCCGCCATCAATCGGTCCGGGGCGGCATCCGGCCTCGAATTGTCCACCGACACGGCGGTAATGGCGATCGGCGGCTTCACCGGAACCGATCCGGCCCCGACGCTGGAGCAGTTCCAGAATTATGTCGCCGACCGCCAGATCACCTACTACATCCTCCCGGAGTCCAAAGGAGGCGCCCACGGCGACTTCTTCAGGAATTCCCACACCGACATCACCGACTGGGTGAAAGCGAACTTCGCCTCGACCAAGGTGGGCCCGGACACGGTGTACGACCTGCGCGCGCCACTCAGGAGATGA
- the pdxT gene encoding pyridoxal 5'-phosphate synthase glutaminase subunit PdxT, which produces MSPRVGVLALQGDTREHLAALREAGAEAGTVRRLSELDAVDALVIPGGESTAMSHLLREFDLLEPLRARIAAGLPCYGSCAGMILLAGEIVDAGVEGRAAVPLKGIDMTVRRNAFGRQVDSFEGDIDFEGLNTPVHAVFIRAPWVERVGAGVKVLARAADHIVAVRQGSMLATSFHPEMTGDRRIHKLFVESL; this is translated from the coding sequence GTGAGTCCCCGGGTCGGGGTGCTCGCACTGCAGGGCGACACCCGCGAGCATCTGGCTGCGCTGCGAGAGGCAGGGGCAGAGGCAGGCACCGTGCGGCGCCTGTCCGAACTCGACGCGGTCGATGCCCTGGTGATCCCCGGCGGGGAATCCACGGCGATGAGTCACCTGCTGCGCGAATTCGACCTGCTCGAACCGCTGCGGGCACGCATCGCCGCGGGGTTGCCGTGTTACGGCTCGTGCGCCGGCATGATCCTGCTGGCCGGCGAGATCGTAGATGCCGGCGTTGAGGGGCGCGCGGCGGTCCCGTTGAAAGGCATCGATATGACCGTGCGGCGCAATGCCTTTGGTCGCCAGGTCGATTCCTTCGAGGGGGACATCGACTTCGAGGGCCTCAATACCCCGGTGCATGCCGTGTTCATCCGGGCACCGTGGGTCGAGCGGGTCGGTGCCGGTGTCAAGGTGTTGGCCCGCGCCGCCGATCACATCGTCGCGGTGCGCCAGGGCTCGATGCTGGCAACGTCCTTCCATCCGGAGATGACCGGGGACCGCCGCATCCACAAGTTGTTCGTCGAATCGCTCTGA